Proteins encoded within one genomic window of bacterium:
- a CDS encoding isocitrate/isopropylmalate dehydrogenase family protein gives MAKYRIGWMPGDGVGVDVMDATRTVLDAMGFDAEYIHGDIGWEIWRTEANPLPDRTLAMLRDVDAALFGAITSKPKEEAELELIPELRGKGHVYRSPIVGLRQKFNLRTNLRPCKAYAGNPLNFREDLDLVVFRQNTEDLYMGVEWHPLPQEIRDAMKKTHPTQMGRMDATANEDIAVSCRIFTRKGCQQIVRDAFEYAQKFGYKSVTVVEKPNVVRETSGLMVREARKIAQEFPGIALWETNIDAMCMWLIKNPQDYGVLVSSNMFGDIISDLCAQLVGGLGFACSANIGDEVAIFEPSHGSAPKYVGLNKVNPIAMILSAKMMLDHLGEKDLAARLERAVAEVIAEGQVRTYDMGGDSTTTDMAAAIAARAAR, from the coding sequence ATGGCCAAGTACCGCATCGGCTGGATGCCCGGCGACGGCGTGGGCGTGGACGTGATGGACGCGACCAGGACCGTCCTGGACGCGATGGGCTTCGACGCCGAGTACATCCACGGCGACATCGGCTGGGAGATCTGGCGGACCGAGGCCAACCCGCTGCCCGACCGCACCCTGGCGATGCTGCGCGACGTGGACGCCGCCCTGTTCGGCGCCATCACGAGCAAGCCGAAGGAGGAGGCGGAGCTGGAGCTGATCCCCGAGCTGAGGGGCAAGGGGCACGTCTACCGCAGCCCCATCGTCGGCCTGCGCCAGAAGTTCAACCTGCGCACCAACCTCCGCCCCTGCAAGGCCTACGCGGGCAACCCGCTGAACTTCCGCGAGGACCTCGACCTGGTGGTCTTCCGCCAGAACACCGAGGACCTGTACATGGGCGTCGAGTGGCACCCCCTGCCGCAGGAGATCCGCGACGCCATGAAGAAGACGCATCCCACGCAGATGGGGCGCATGGACGCGACCGCCAACGAGGACATCGCGGTCAGCTGCCGCATCTTCACGCGCAAGGGTTGCCAGCAGATCGTGCGCGACGCCTTCGAGTACGCGCAGAAGTTCGGCTACAAGTCCGTCACGGTGGTCGAGAAGCCGAACGTGGTGCGCGAGACCTCGGGCCTGATGGTCCGCGAGGCCCGCAAGATCGCCCAAGAGTTCCCCGGCATCGCGCTGTGGGAGACCAACATCGACGCGATGTGCATGTGGCTGATCAAGAACCCGCAGGACTACGGCGTGCTGGTCTCCAGCAACATGTTCGGCGACATCATCAGCGACCTGTGCGCCCAATTGGTGGGCGGGCTGGGCTTCGCCTGCTCGGCCAACATCGGCGACGAGGTCGCGATCTTCGAGCCCAGCCACGGCTCGGCCCCGAAGTACGTCGGCCTGAACAAGGTCAACCCGATCGCCATGATCCTGTCGGCCAAGATGATGCTCGACCACCTGGGCGAGAAGGACCTGGCGGCGCGGCTGGAGCGGGCCGTCGCCGAGGTCATCGCCGAGGGCCAGGTCCGCACCTACGACATGGGCGGCGACTCGACCACGACCGACATGGCCGCGGCGATCGCCGCCAGAGCGGCCCGCTAG
- a CDS encoding bifunctional UDP-sugar hydrolase/5'-nucleotidase, which produces MCIHPERLAIRALAGFFLTVWLGGCACGPRCAEVAYAAAPLVTAAELVASPLPPSPPVRGEGPWNLTIFHINDTHTAFTPEPATWRDDHAPAGGIVALASHLEEQRRSAPASLLLDAGDFMTGNPVGEIEIDGVLGGGWIDMLNQLGIDAGVIGNHDFDLGRANARRLADRAAWPIMALDLRDERGELEFADAPVILERGGLRVGVIGVTCSELFDVTADVRVAGLRLEDQRAVIRRWIAELDPKTDLLVLLTHDGLDVDQKLARDLAGSGLDVIVGGHSHSRTREPRLVGGILVVQAGSHAKNLGRLDLRVADDRVVAYDGRLVEVLAEGRRAAPALEALAESYAARVDAVFGQVIGRLTRDWRRDGREESNVGSWICDRLREAAGADVALLNSGTLRRDFLAGPVTLLDIHSLVPFNNTLETFRIDGAGLRGIVLANARTAETGDEGILQVSGLRYAYAWADSTPELLELTVGGEPLDPARVYTVACPDFVVQKARIYMDMDPPASSYAGRTITEAIADAVREAGVVDAITDGRITRR; this is translated from the coding sequence ATGTGCATTCATCCTGAGCGCCTAGCCATCCGCGCCCTCGCCGGATTCTTTCTCACCGTCTGGCTGGGGGGTTGCGCCTGCGGACCGCGTTGCGCGGAAGTGGCCTATGCCGCGGCGCCCCTCGTCACCGCCGCGGAGCTGGTCGCTTCACCGTTGCCGCCGTCGCCGCCGGTGCGCGGGGAAGGCCCCTGGAACCTGACCATCTTCCACATCAACGACACGCACACCGCCTTCACGCCCGAGCCCGCCACCTGGCGGGACGACCACGCGCCCGCCGGCGGGATCGTGGCGCTGGCCTCCCACCTCGAGGAGCAGCGGCGCAGCGCGCCGGCGTCGCTCCTGCTGGACGCGGGCGATTTCATGACCGGCAACCCCGTCGGCGAGATCGAAATCGACGGCGTGCTGGGCGGCGGCTGGATCGACATGCTGAACCAGCTGGGCATCGACGCCGGGGTGATCGGCAACCACGACTTCGACCTCGGGCGCGCGAACGCGCGCCGCCTGGCCGACCGCGCCGCCTGGCCGATCATGGCCCTGGACCTGCGCGACGAGCGCGGCGAGCTGGAGTTCGCGGACGCGCCGGTGATCCTCGAGCGCGGCGGCCTGCGCGTCGGCGTGATCGGGGTGACCTGCTCGGAGCTGTTCGACGTGACGGCCGACGTGCGCGTGGCGGGTCTGCGTCTGGAGGACCAGCGCGCGGTGATCCGGCGCTGGATCGCCGAACTGGACCCGAAGACCGACCTGCTGGTGCTTCTCACCCACGACGGGCTCGACGTCGACCAGAAATTGGCCCGCGACCTGGCCGGGTCGGGCCTGGACGTGATCGTCGGCGGGCACTCGCACAGCCGGACCCGCGAACCGCGCCTGGTCGGCGGCATCCTGGTCGTGCAGGCGGGCAGCCACGCCAAGAACCTGGGCCGCCTGGACCTGCGCGTGGCCGACGACCGCGTCGTCGCCTACGACGGCCGCCTGGTCGAGGTGTTGGCCGAGGGGCGCCGCGCCGCCCCGGCGCTCGAGGCGCTGGCGGAGTCCTACGCCGCCCGCGTGGATGCCGTGTTCGGCCAGGTCATTGGCCGGCTGACTCGCGACTGGCGCCGCGACGGCCGCGAGGAGAGCAACGTCGGCAGCTGGATCTGCGACCGGCTGCGCGAGGCGGCCGGCGCCGACGTTGCGCTGCTGAACTCCGGCACCCTGCGCCGCGACTTCCTGGCCGGGCCGGTGACCCTGCTGGACATCCACTCGCTGGTGCCGTTCAACAACACGCTCGAGACGTTCCGCATCGACGGCGCGGGACTGCGCGGGATCGTGCTGGCGAACGCGCGCACGGCCGAGACAGGCGACGAGGGCATCCTGCAGGTGTCGGGCCTGCGCTACGCCTACGCCTGGGCCGATTCCACGCCCGAGTTGCTCGAACTGACCGTGGGCGGGGAACCCCTGGACCCGGCGCGCGTCTATACGGTCGCGTGCCCCGACTTCGTGGTCCAGAAGGCCCGCATCTACATGGACATGGACCCGCCGGCCTCGAGCTATGCCGGCCGGACGATCACCGAGGCGATCGCCGACGCCGTGCGCGAAGCCGGCGTCGTCGACGCGATCACCGACGGGCGCATCACGCGCCGCTGA
- a CDS encoding SAM-dependent methyltransferase, with amino-acid sequence MPYVSRGGDKLACALDAFGIDPAGLVCADLGCSTGGFTDVLLQRGALRVHAVDTAYGVLDWRLRSDPRVAVHERTNALRVELPEPVALVVVDAGWTRQERIIPRALALLAPGGSVVSLIKPHYEAPPSSLVDGRLPPDESARVMDGVLATLRGLARVVAGPVDSPVPGGKGGNLEFLVHLAARDPAAPA; translated from the coding sequence GTGCCTTACGTCTCCCGCGGCGGCGACAAGCTGGCCTGCGCCCTGGACGCCTTCGGGATCGACCCCGCCGGTCTGGTCTGCGCCGACCTGGGCTGCAGCACCGGCGGCTTCACCGACGTGCTGCTGCAGCGCGGCGCCCTGCGCGTCCACGCCGTGGACACGGCCTACGGGGTGCTGGACTGGCGCCTGCGCAGCGACCCGCGCGTGGCGGTCCACGAGCGGACCAACGCCCTGCGCGTCGAACTGCCCGAGCCCGTCGCCCTGGTGGTCGTCGACGCCGGCTGGACGCGGCAGGAGCGGATCATCCCGCGCGCCCTGGCCCTGCTCGCTCCCGGCGGGAGCGTCGTCAGCCTGATCAAGCCGCACTACGAGGCCCCGCCGTCGTCCCTGGTGGACGGTCGGCTGCCTCCGGACGAGTCCGCGCGCGTGATGGACGGTGTCCTGGCGACCCTGCGCGGGCTGGCCCGCGTCGTGGCCGGCCCGGTGGACTCGCCCGTGCCCGGCGGCAAGGGCGGCAACCTCGAATTCCTGGTCCACCTGGCGGCGAGGGATCCCGCGGCCCCGGCCTGA
- a CDS encoding TIGR00266 family protein — MAHEIDYQILGDDLQAVVVELDPGEAVQAEAGAMLYMENGIEMNTGTDGGIFKGLKRAVTGESFFITTFKHGGSGKSHVAFAAPYPGRIIPLHMKELGGSLLCQKDAFLCCAYGIDITIAFTKRLGAGMFGGEGFILQRLAGDGLAFAHAGGAIIVKDLAHGEHLRVDTGCLVAFQESVDYDIKFVGGFKNALFGGEGLFFASLTGPGRVYLQTLPLSRLSDRILSARGGNRDEHRGVGGLVGGKGLLGDLLSGGK, encoded by the coding sequence ATGGCGCACGAGATCGATTACCAGATCCTGGGCGACGACCTGCAGGCCGTGGTGGTGGAGCTGGATCCCGGCGAGGCCGTGCAGGCCGAAGCCGGCGCGATGCTCTACATGGAGAACGGCATCGAGATGAACACCGGCACCGACGGCGGCATCTTCAAGGGCCTCAAGCGCGCGGTCACCGGCGAGAGCTTCTTCATCACCACCTTCAAGCACGGCGGTTCGGGCAAGAGCCACGTGGCCTTCGCGGCGCCCTACCCGGGCCGCATCATCCCGCTGCACATGAAGGAGCTGGGCGGCTCGCTGCTCTGCCAGAAGGACGCCTTCCTCTGCTGCGCCTACGGCATCGACATCACCATCGCCTTCACCAAGCGCCTCGGCGCCGGCATGTTCGGCGGCGAGGGCTTCATCCTGCAGCGCCTGGCCGGCGACGGTCTGGCCTTCGCCCACGCCGGCGGCGCGATCATCGTCAAGGACCTGGCCCACGGCGAGCACCTGCGCGTGGACACCGGCTGCCTCGTCGCCTTCCAGGAGTCGGTCGACTACGACATCAAGTTCGTCGGCGGCTTCAAGAACGCCCTGTTCGGCGGCGAAGGCCTCTTCTTCGCCAGCCTGACCGGCCCCGGCCGCGTCTACCTGCAGACGCTGCCCCTGAGCCGACTGAGCGACCGCATCCTGTCGGCCCGCGGCGGCAACCGCGACGAGCACCGCGGCGTCGGCGGGTTGGTCGGCGGGAAGGGGCTGCTCGGGGACCTGCTCAGCGGCGGGAAATAG
- a CDS encoding RNA polymerase sigma factor has translation MRVDRQRQDETRLDERALAAGLQAGDPRARREFFLAAHDAVYAYACRLTRDVDLRRDWTHDGLLRLAQEVAAGRFVYRRPGSFWAWFRARAPFVVLDSLRARRRQETRELPSDAEDGDPPDPPAPDDPALDLERLEILHAVNACLDGLPNPDQRRVLALLLFEELSYEEIAEAVDRPLNTVRTDIRRGRLSLRTCLSLRLGLRT, from the coding sequence GTGCGGGTCGACCGGCAGCGACAGGATGAGACGCGGCTCGACGAACGGGCGCTGGCAGCCGGCCTGCAGGCCGGCGACCCGCGGGCGCGACGGGAGTTCTTCCTCGCCGCCCACGACGCGGTCTACGCCTACGCGTGCCGCCTGACGCGCGACGTCGACCTGCGGCGCGACTGGACCCACGACGGCCTGCTGCGCCTCGCCCAGGAGGTGGCGGCGGGCCGTTTCGTCTACCGGCGGCCGGGATCGTTCTGGGCCTGGTTCCGCGCGCGCGCCCCCTTCGTGGTGCTCGACAGCCTGCGCGCGCGCCGGCGCCAGGAGACCCGCGAGCTGCCGTCGGACGCGGAGGACGGCGACCCGCCGGACCCGCCGGCTCCCGACGATCCCGCCCTCGACCTCGAGCGCCTGGAGATCCTGCACGCCGTGAACGCCTGCCTGGACGGGTTGCCGAACCCGGACCAGCGCCGGGTCCTGGCGCTGCTGCTGTTCGAGGAACTCTCGTACGAGGAGATCGCCGAGGCGGTCGACCGGCCCCTGAACACCGTCCGCACCGACATCCGGCGCGGCCGCCTGTCCCTGCGCACCTGCCTGTCCCTGCGCCTGGGCCTCAGGACGTGA